A genomic region of Peptoniphilus sp. ING2-D1G contains the following coding sequences:
- a CDS encoding Co-chaperonin GroES (HSP10) (This family contains GroES and Gp31-like chaperonins. Gp31 is a functional co-chaperonin that is required for the folding and assembly of Gp23, a major capsid protein, during phage morphogenesis; Family membership): MNLKPLEDKLVIKKIEVEETTKSGIVLPSSAKEESNIAEVIAIGKGILNDADKKDELKIGDKVVFSKYAGTEIELDKEKYTIIKFEDILAVVER; encoded by the coding sequence ATGAATTTAAAACCATTGGAAGATAAACTTGTCATCAAAAAAATCGAAGTGGAAGAAACTACAAAATCCGGAATAGTACTTCCCAGTTCTGCTAAAGAAGAATCCAACATTGCTGAAGTAATAGCAATCGGAAAGGGAATATTAAATGACGCAGACAAAAAAGACGAATTGAAGATCGGCGATAAGGTAGTATTTTCTAAATACGCCGGTACGGAAATCGAATTAGATAAAGAAAAATATACAATTATAAAATTTGAAGACATACTTGCAGTTGTTGAAAGATAA
- a CDS encoding Metal-dependentamidase/aminoacylase/carboxypeptidase (Metal-dependentamidase/aminoacylase/carboxypeptidase; High confidence in function and specificity), which yields METYKEYLIEKRRKFHKIPEAGFMEIETTVEIIKELKKLGFKNIKYGRSIHHERLGVPDEESIKAHLRESHINADFDIKEIEEGYTGLIAEYDSGISGPKFGFRFDIDGLALEETKNKDHIPNKFAFNSKNEDFMHACGHDGHISIGLALAKYIISKKNLIGSYRFIFQGAEEGVRGGKSMADAGCAENLDYFFSSHLGMGFKTGEIGFGSVGFFATKKFDIDFIGKSSHASGAPEQGRSALLAAASLALVLNSLTQYSRGATRVNVGVLNSGTERNIVPEHAHMELEIRAEYQALLDDMESRVLKALEGTSIAFEVKNQIRLMGTSIAYNYIDEDFFEDLKNYLTSLGYNLILKPKFKASEDVSSMLKRVAEKGGKSLHFIIGSDLKSNHHTNSFDFDENSLYIGFQFYKDIIDYLNIKYKQ from the coding sequence ATGGAAACCTACAAAGAATATTTAATAGAAAAAAGAAGAAAATTTCACAAAATTCCCGAAGCCGGTTTCATGGAAATAGAAACTACCGTTGAAATAATCAAAGAACTGAAAAAACTCGGATTTAAAAACATAAAGTACGGCAGGAGTATTCACCATGAAAGACTGGGAGTGCCCGATGAAGAGTCAATAAAGGCTCATTTAAGGGAGAGCCACATAAATGCTGATTTTGATATAAAGGAAATTGAAGAAGGGTATACAGGACTTATCGCAGAATATGACAGCGGAATTTCCGGACCTAAATTCGGGTTTAGATTTGACATAGACGGTCTTGCTCTTGAAGAGACAAAGAATAAGGACCATATTCCCAATAAATTTGCCTTTAATTCCAAAAATGAAGATTTCATGCATGCTTGCGGTCATGACGGGCATATATCCATAGGTCTTGCCTTGGCGAAGTATATAATCTCAAAGAAAAATCTCATCGGCTCCTACAGGTTTATTTTTCAAGGAGCGGAAGAAGGCGTTAGAGGTGGAAAATCCATGGCCGATGCCGGATGTGCAGAAAATTTAGATTACTTTTTCTCTTCGCATTTAGGAATGGGATTCAAAACCGGAGAAATCGGTTTTGGCAGTGTCGGGTTTTTTGCCACAAAAAAATTCGATATTGACTTCATAGGTAAATCCTCTCATGCATCAGGCGCTCCGGAGCAAGGCAGATCCGCACTTCTTGCAGCAGCATCATTGGCCCTTGTTTTAAATAGTTTAACTCAATATTCCCGTGGAGCTACAAGGGTAAATGTAGGTGTTTTAAACAGCGGAACCGAAAGGAATATAGTGCCTGAACACGCTCATATGGAACTGGAAATACGAGCGGAGTATCAAGCCCTGTTGGATGATATGGAATCCAGGGTTCTAAAGGCCCTTGAGGGAACATCCATCGCCTTTGAAGTAAAAAATCAGATACGTCTAATGGGCACTTCAATAGCCTATAATTATATAGACGAAGATTTTTTTGAAGATTTAAAAAATTACCTTACCTCTTTGGGGTATAACTTGATATTAAAACCCAAATTCAAAGCATCGGAAGACGTAAGCTCTATGCTAAAACGCGTAGCAGAAAAGGGAGGAAAATCTCTTCACTTCATCATCGGATCGGATTTAAAATCTAATCATCACACAAATTCCTTCGACTTTGATGAAAATTCCCTGTATATAGGCTTTCAATTTTACAAGGACATAATTGATTATCTAAATATAAAATATAAGCAATAG
- a CDS encoding Hypothetical protein (Family membership) yields MLVYELNDIVTLKKGHPCGENKWQIVRKGADIKLKCMGCERQIWMSRIEFEKRVRKIKEGEKFISIIHHKKQDEESL; encoded by the coding sequence TTGTTAGTATATGAATTAAATGATATAGTAACTCTAAAAAAAGGACATCCCTGTGGTGAAAATAAATGGCAGATAGTGCGAAAAGGTGCCGATATTAAATTGAAGTGCATGGGATGTGAAAGACAAATATGGATGAGCAGAATAGAGTTTGAGAAAAGAGTCAGAAAAATAAAAGAAGGCGAAAAATTTATAAGTATAATCCATCATAAAAAACAGGATGAAGAAAGCTTATAA
- a CDS encoding mechanosensitive ion channel family protein (Two members of this protein family: Q57634 and Q58543 of M. jannaschii have been functionally characterised. Both proteins form mechanosensitive (MS) ion channels upon reconstitution into liposomes and functional examination by the patch-clamp technique. Therefore this family are likely to also be MS channel proteins; High confidence in function and specificity) yields MNEYFKLENGELNLLGKVVSIFGIILVAHIISNIISSLIKKNIYSKENRDNRNFMRVLTVVKLIDKIVKVVIYFLAITISLDIVGINTSSIIATVGLGSLALSFGAQSLVKDVINGFFLILEDQYSVGDSVVIEDKIGIVEELGIRTTTIRDFSGDLHIIPNGEIKIVTNKQRGQMRAKVDFSVDISEDPKRIIKLLKEKIAYLYDDKRSVKEPSIWGVTKNSDDGYNITVVAYADPPNQYDIEYEIRQKVVELFIEEGINPPKFRTEVKNC; encoded by the coding sequence ATAAATGAATATTTTAAATTGGAAAACGGGGAACTGAACTTATTGGGAAAAGTGGTTTCTATTTTCGGAATAATACTTGTAGCCCATATCATTTCCAATATCATTTCTTCTTTGATCAAAAAAAATATATACAGCAAGGAAAATAGAGATAATAGAAATTTCATGAGAGTTTTGACCGTCGTAAAATTAATAGACAAAATAGTTAAGGTAGTCATATATTTTTTAGCTATCACTATTTCTTTAGATATAGTAGGAATAAATACATCGTCGATTATCGCCACTGTAGGGTTGGGGTCTTTGGCATTGTCCTTTGGAGCCCAAAGCCTTGTAAAGGATGTAATAAACGGATTCTTTCTAATATTGGAAGATCAGTACAGCGTTGGAGATTCCGTGGTCATTGAAGACAAAATAGGAATAGTTGAAGAACTGGGAATAAGAACCACAACCATAAGAGACTTTTCCGGAGATCTCCATATAATCCCCAATGGAGAGATAAAAATCGTAACCAACAAACAAAGAGGCCAAATGAGAGCAAAGGTGGATTTTTCAGTGGATATTTCAGAAGATCCAAAGAGAATAATAAAATTACTCAAGGAAAAGATAGCTTATTTGTATGATGATAAAAGATCGGTAAAGGAACCCTCGATTTGGGGAGTGACAAAGAACAGCGATGATGGATACAATATTACGGTTGTGGCCTATGCAGATCCTCCGAATCAATATGATATAGAATATGAAATAAGACAAAAGGTCGTTGAATTATTCATAGAAGAAGGAATAAATCCTCCTAAATTCAGGACAGAGGTGAAAAATTGTTAG
- the groL gene encoding 60 kDa chaperonin (Cpn60 has also been found to display strong antigenicity in many bacterial species and has the potential for inducing immune protection against unrelated bacterial infections. The RuBisCO subunit binding protein (which has been implicated in the assembly of RuBisCO) and cpn60 have been found to be evolutionary homologues, the RuBisCO subunit binding protein having the C-terminal Gly-Gly-Met repeat found in all bacterial cpn60 sequences. Although the precise function of this repeat is unknown, it is thought to be important as it is also found in 70 kDa heat-shock proteins; High confidence in function and specificity): MAKEIKFSEEARKGLIDGISTLADTVKVTLGPKGRNVVLDKEFGAPLITNDGVTIAREIECEDKFENMGAQLLKEVATKTNDVAGDGTTTATLLAQSIVLEGIKNLAAGANPMVLQKGVKKAVDTVVEEIKNFSKPVETKESIAQVASISAGDENIGHLISEAMEKVGKDGVITVEESKSMGTSLDVVEGMQFDRGYLSPYMVTDSEKMLADLENPYILLTDKKITNIQDLLPLLEQVLKESRPLLIVAEDIEGEALATLVLNKLRGTINVVAVKAPGYGDRRKEMLEDIAILTGAKVVSSDLGQELKDADVSVLGRAAKVKVEKDLTVIVDGAGEKSALEARVNQIRNQYENSDSEFDKEKLQERLAKLGGGVAVIQVGAATEVELKERKLRIEDALSATRAAVEEGIVPGGGTVLIDCIDKIKELSEESEGDEKTGINIILRALEEPVRQIAINAGVEGSVVAEEVKRLEKGIGFDAMSGDYVNMIEAGIVDPTKVTRSALQNASSVASMILTTEAAVANLPKEEPAMPQMPGGGMGMM; encoded by the coding sequence ATGGCAAAGGAAATTAAATTTTCAGAAGAAGCCAGAAAAGGCTTAATAGACGGGATCAGTACTCTTGCGGATACTGTAAAGGTAACGCTTGGACCAAAGGGCAGAAACGTAGTTCTTGACAAAGAATTTGGCGCACCTTTAATCACAAATGACGGAGTTACTATTGCAAGAGAAATTGAATGTGAAGATAAATTCGAAAATATGGGAGCTCAACTTCTTAAGGAAGTCGCTACTAAGACAAATGATGTAGCGGGAGATGGAACAACTACAGCTACCCTTCTTGCCCAATCCATAGTGCTTGAAGGTATAAAAAACCTTGCAGCAGGAGCAAATCCCATGGTTCTTCAAAAGGGAGTAAAGAAAGCTGTAGATACAGTAGTTGAAGAAATTAAAAACTTCTCAAAACCTGTGGAAACTAAGGAATCAATTGCGCAAGTGGCATCAATATCCGCAGGAGATGAAAATATAGGTCATCTTATATCGGAAGCTATGGAAAAAGTCGGAAAAGACGGCGTAATAACTGTTGAAGAATCCAAATCAATGGGTACAAGCCTTGATGTAGTAGAAGGAATGCAATTCGATAGAGGATATCTATCTCCTTACATGGTTACTGACTCTGAAAAGATGTTAGCTGATTTGGAAAACCCCTATATACTTCTCACAGACAAAAAAATAACCAATATTCAAGACCTTTTACCACTTCTTGAACAAGTTCTCAAAGAATCAAGACCTCTTCTAATCGTAGCTGAAGACATTGAAGGAGAAGCTCTTGCAACTCTTGTATTAAATAAATTAAGAGGAACTATAAATGTAGTGGCTGTTAAAGCTCCGGGATATGGCGACAGAAGAAAAGAAATGCTTGAAGATATCGCTATTTTAACGGGAGCAAAAGTAGTATCATCAGATTTGGGTCAAGAATTAAAAGACGCTGATGTTTCCGTACTTGGTAGAGCTGCAAAAGTTAAAGTTGAAAAGGATTTAACTGTAATAGTTGACGGAGCGGGAGAAAAATCTGCACTTGAAGCCAGAGTAAACCAAATTAGAAACCAATATGAAAATTCGGACTCTGAATTCGACAAGGAAAAACTTCAAGAAAGACTTGCAAAACTCGGTGGCGGAGTAGCTGTAATTCAAGTTGGAGCTGCAACGGAAGTTGAGCTTAAAGAAAGAAAATTGAGAATTGAAGATGCGCTTTCCGCAACAAGAGCGGCTGTGGAAGAAGGTATAGTGCCGGGAGGCGGAACAGTTCTTATTGATTGTATAGATAAAATTAAAGAATTGTCAGAAGAAAGCGAAGGAGACGAAAAAACAGGAATCAACATCATCCTTAGAGCTCTTGAAGAACCCGTAAGACAAATTGCAATAAATGCCGGTGTTGAAGGATCTGTAGTAGCTGAAGAAGTTAAAAGATTGGAAAAAGGCATTGGATTTGACGCTATGAGCGGAGATTATGTAAATATGATTGAAGCAGGTATCGTAGATCCTACAAAGGTTACAAGATCGGCACTTCAAAATGCATCGTCAGTAGCTTCCATGATACTTACAACAGAAGCTGCAGTGGCAAATCTTCCGAAAGAAGAACCTGCAATGCCTCAAATGCCGGGCGGCGGAATGGGAATGATGTAA
- a CDS encoding hypothetical protein (High confidence in function and specificity), which yields MKKNIKYATIIIALIILTVIFINRSKILGRRDIVFDKTVADIEFAENFYISTNAIIIFDGDTLYFCDKNGNIAKNIKFTAENLKTYYANNYVFLYDKDLNKIYQYRDTGELINNIKIKEELYNIKYLNREIVLHLKSEGKEMLKILKQDGSLSDLYETNNFILTYDLYKTDKFSVGEILNDATGYKSLLVLIDGQNRDYKEISAEVCLFVSRKKDATIMATDKHLYLYEGEKQYRTEIPNISDILVADRNIYLLHSNIISKYNMKLEQVDKLILSANVSNLTMVSNSLYAYGESNIGGELGTKSQFYTRLGTKVDRIEISGVTIGALKEGKINLYKIINGRNFIGDENE from the coding sequence TTGAAAAAGAATATAAAATATGCAACTATAATAATTGCGCTCATAATCCTAACGGTAATTTTTATAAATAGATCAAAAATTTTGGGCAGAAGAGATATAGTTTTTGATAAGACTGTTGCAGATATAGAATTTGCTGAAAACTTTTATATAAGCACCAATGCCATAATCATATTTGACGGCGATACTCTGTATTTCTGTGATAAAAATGGAAATATAGCCAAGAACATAAAATTCACTGCGGAGAATTTAAAAACCTATTATGCAAATAACTACGTGTTTTTGTATGATAAGGATTTGAATAAGATTTATCAATACAGAGATACCGGAGAATTGATTAACAACATAAAGATAAAGGAAGAACTGTACAACATAAAATACCTCAACAGAGAAATAGTTCTGCACTTAAAATCCGAAGGTAAAGAAATGCTCAAAATTTTAAAACAAGATGGAAGCTTAAGCGATTTATATGAAACGAACAACTTTATATTGACTTATGATTTATATAAGACTGATAAATTTTCCGTGGGAGAAATTTTAAATGATGCAACAGGATATAAGAGCTTGCTTGTGCTGATAGACGGTCAAAATAGAGACTACAAGGAAATTTCAGCTGAAGTATGTCTTTTTGTCAGCAGAAAAAAAGATGCAACTATTATGGCCACGGACAAGCATTTATATCTCTATGAGGGAGAAAAGCAGTATAGAACTGAAATTCCCAACATCAGCGATATATTAGTTGCCGACAGGAATATTTATCTTCTACATTCAAATATAATCTCGAAGTACAATATGAAACTTGAGCAGGTGGACAAGTTGATTTTATCGGCAAATGTAAGTAATTTAACCATGGTTTCAAATTCGCTGTACGCCTATGGTGAAAGCAATATCGGCGGAGAGCTGGGGACGAAATCTCAGTTTTACACCAGACTTGGAACAAAGGTTGACAGAATAGAAATCTCAGGGGTTACCATAGGAGCGTTGAAGGAAGGAAAAATCAACCTCTATAAAATAATAAACGGTAGAAATTTTATCGGTGATGAAAATGAATGA
- a CDS encoding putative S-layer homology domain protein (High confidence in function and specificity), whose protein sequence is MKMGRRLLLILLTLLLVFGSATVYAVQFSDTRNHWAAQYIDQMSSAGFVTGYDANKFRPDDNISRVEFFSIINSMANLKKTYTVTFSDVKTSDWFYEDVAKAIKAGYLIPTTGRLNPNSPISRQDVMGIVGYMYKLKQNPDLLNKFKDGNSFSADNKGYAGALVGLGVVSGGNDLLLRPNEGISRAEICKILFLLMDEYGLPGERVVVDSKIKFGDRNLYD, encoded by the coding sequence ATGAAAATGGGTAGAAGATTGCTGTTAATTCTACTCACTCTTCTGCTTGTGTTTGGTTCTGCGACTGTATATGCGGTGCAATTTTCTGATACGAGAAATCACTGGGCGGCTCAATATATAGATCAAATGAGCAGCGCGGGATTTGTAACAGGATATGATGCCAATAAATTCAGGCCGGACGACAATATTTCAAGAGTGGAATTTTTTTCAATAATTAATTCTATGGCAAATTTAAAAAAAACATACACAGTTACATTTTCAGATGTAAAGACCTCTGATTGGTTTTATGAAGATGTAGCAAAGGCAATAAAGGCGGGTTATTTAATTCCGACAACAGGTAGATTGAATCCTAACAGCCCCATTTCACGACAAGATGTCATGGGAATAGTGGGTTACATGTACAAGTTAAAACAAAATCCCGACTTATTGAACAAATTCAAGGATGGAAATTCCTTTAGTGCAGACAACAAAGGCTATGCAGGAGCTTTAGTGGGTCTGGGGGTTGTAAGCGGAGGAAATGATCTTCTTTTAAGACCCAATGAAGGAATTTCAAGAGCTGAAATTTGTAAGATACTATTTTTGTTGATGGATGAATATGGACTTCCCGGAGAGAGAGTTGTAGTTGACAGTAAAATTAAGTTCGGAGATAGAAATCTCTATGATTAA